The DNA segment tctttgttGTATCGAAGAACGGGACTGCTGTTCCTTGAGAGCTGTTGGAGACTTTGATGGCTAGCTCTGAGAGCTCTTCTCTAGCTGCCTCGAGCCCAACAAAAGCAGCAGCTTGGTCGTCAAAGGCCTTGCAAGCTTTCTCAAGAATCGATTGTAGGTACTTCCCTTGTGCCTCTATCCTCAGCTGGAGTCTCAGCTGTACCTGCCCATGCTAAAATATCAATCAAAAGGTTTGAACTTTAACAAGTAACAACATTGCAAAAACGCCAACAAAAGTTCTGTTTGGGTCTCAAGGTCATATTTAGTCTTAttgggctgggcaaataaaccgaatccaaaaaatccaaaccaaacccgataaaaatgaatccaaaCAGATCCGAACTCAACCCGATAAAAATAATATCTGAAACCAAAACTATTTTAGGTTCAACTGGATCTTGGACAAATATctaaacccgaaccgaacctgaACAAAGCCCAACCCAAATTTTTATATTCGAATGGTGCTGAAATTCATTAACCCGAAAACGCTAAACCCAAATGAACCTGAACCAAACACCAATTGCCTAGCCCTACTTATTAGGTAGAGATATAGAGCAGATAACATGGATCACTCACTGTTCATTTCTAAAgccaagaaagaaaagaaaattggtAATAACCACATCCTAATTTTGGATTGGACTCTGGTTAATGTGATTGCAGCACTCAGAGTAGAACATTTTTGTGGTTCAAAAAGTACAACAAGAGAAGTGAAGGAAACTAACCTCCAATTGCTCATGCAGCCTTCTTTGGACTTCCATCTGAGCGCGTAGAGCTTCAGTGACTTGGTAACCCCTGGGCTCGCAAGCAAATAAAGAGGTTAATAAAATTGTAAGAGTAGCCAGCAGAAAACAGTAGGGATATATCAAGTTTGACCGTACTCGTTCTGCTCCTGCGCTGCCATCctcaatgatgatgatgaagatgaaccTGTGTCCTGACTCTCCCCAACACAAGAAGCTGCAGCATCAAGATCACAGAATCAGTGGAGCTCAAGAGATGTGGACACACAACTgagatttcatcaaaaaaaaaaagtgttccCAACTTGATGTTACTctatgttttctcttttctaaatcaagttttttttttggttttataatcAGTTTTAAGACTGCCTATATATCTTTCTAACAACACCTATGAGATATAGaccaagaagaaaaacaaaaaggtaAACTGAAAAGATTACATTACCATCCTTGGAGTTGTCAGTGGAATCTTTGCAAGCTTGCCTTCCTAGCCGGAATTTCTGTCGGGCAAAAACAGAACACATACAAAGGCGAGAAGCATAACACCATCAAACATGGGAAGCTATACTGTGAAAGCTGAACTTCAGTCTACAACTCTTAAAAATTCTAGCAAATCTAAGGTGTTGTTGATGTATATCATTAACGAAATATCTCTGTGAGCAGTTTATTAGAAACCACAGAATCAAAGGGAAACGAAGAATAGAGAAACCTGGAGATGTGATTTGAGGTGGTAGAGGGTGAGGCCTTTCACTCCCATTGTTCTCATGATTGTTTTGGGCGTCGCTTCTATAAAAGATGAACAGGCATAGAGTCAGAAACGTCTCCATTAACAAGtgtcaagaaaaaaagaaaaaaaaaaaacaaaaactggaGTAGGATCTTAACTACAGGattcaaacaaaaaccaaaatttcaaagttttttttttacaaaacaaaatttcaaagttGATACTGACACTGCTAAAATTACTATAATTcttaaaaaggaaacaaatttaCAGACTGCAGCATATCTTCCTATTTGTAAAGATCTTGTAAGATACAGATTCAAGTCTTAAAGAACAATAAAGAGCAAAGagcacaataaaaaaaaaaccttccaCTTAGCTCACATTTCATTTAAGACAAGATCCAAAAAGACAATAACAAAACTAAGAGAGGGAGGAAGACGGAACATAAAGAGTAGAAAAGAACTCACTGTCGGGACCTCCGAGCTGCGTGACGGCGTCAACGAACCTCTCATGGAGCTCCGCGGTCCACCGGAGACGGGGTTTGGGGTCAGTGGTTAAGACCAAACAGGCGTCGCCGGGAAGATTAGTACCGTCAAGGGGTCCATGGTAGTCACCGCCGTCGAGAGGAAGCGAGCGAATCGCCGAGTACATTTTTGTCCAGTTCCCCCTAAAGAAAGAAagttgagagagaagagaagagaagagatttGGGTGGTATGGAGATTGTGAGAAATCGGATCCGGGTCAGGCTCCGGGTTTTATGACAGCGAAGTGACGGGTGGATAGATTTGGacgtactctctctctctttctccgaGATGCGTGAACATAGAGGGAACATGttgttattctattttataatgAGTTTGTCCGCAGAGCTACTTTCGTTCGATTATTAATTTAATCATCATTTTTATATTGCTTACACCCtttatttcattaattaatcAGTAATCATCATTTTATATGCCCACAATGGGTTTTCGTGAAAACTGGAGAGGCTGGATTCAGAAATGCATTAGATCAGTCGCATACTCAAGTCTTGAAGACTGAATGGAGAGTCGAGAGAGACCATCTATCCCCAACGAGGTTTCAGACTAAATGATTTTATCTATctctatctttcttttttttaaagctcatttattatgatattacaatcatgagaaatattacataaacgATCCAataaccgacaatactacatgCCGTATAAGGATATACGCCTAACtccatcacctgagccgtcctacgAAGATCACGTCTGACCGAGTTTACTTGTACCATATTAAAGATTCTTTGTAAGTCTTTCCTCTGTAgcctgcataattgtttaataaatcgcTTTCTCCGGGAATTAAAACATGGACCTGCtggtgtagaagcattaatgaaccTTTAGTCAAACCATTGGACTAATGGAGCTTTCTATCTATCTCTATCTATgtatctaaaaaaaatatttacactaAAAAACAGTTTTCATCTTCTTATTAACAAAATATGTCTAGGACACTTGATTCTAATCTTCTACATGATTTTTAACTTAGTTTATTTGTAAACATACAACTGACTGACAAAACCAGAGTATTGGCAGAAATTATCTTCAACTACACACAGAGGCAAatctagaaaataatataacatgtggtacagtaaatatatatatatataattaaaatattaaataatttagtgaATTGGATTTTATtatctttctttaaaaaaatttacattagtcactaaaattttaaatgaacaTACAATGAAATGTtgattttcataattttaaatcttcCTTTTAAGTAACATTGTAAGTTATATACTGCGTATAATAGTCAAAACATTTATTccttttagttttattaatctaaatattgaaaattaaaaataatagaaataattGTTAAAGTGAATTAGAATAAATTATAGTTCTTATTATAAAAActttagtattaaaaaaaactttgaagaaagaaagaatagttttttttttttttttttttgtcgacaacattacagactcatatagactctgtaaaccaccCTGGGAGACATTGATCCATGTGGATGACGAAAGACGGCTGTTTTCTCacactgcgtgctagactatccgcctttgtATTTTGCATCCTTGGTACATGTACAATCTCTGATCGTGTAAAACTCTCCTTCAAgttcttgatatcttccaaataacttgcaaaagctggccattcttctggttccgaaactatcttcaccaattgagaacaatccgttgcaaacgtaacctgaacttgtcttaaatagttttatgtagccaaaaaaaaaggaaacataaTGTATGAAATGGTAACAAAAGTGTGTAGAAATTTCGAGtgaacaaaaaatagttttaagtaACAAAAAGAAGGGGAAAAAGtaatatgttttaatttaaaatgtaacTAAAAGTGTGAAGAAACAAAGAGTAGAACCGGTTTTATGGGAATCAAACTTGGAATTGGATTGGGGCATATGAAGCCACTTCAACCAAAAGAGCTAGACATCTTTTGTGTATGTATAGATCACaagaaaattatataatcaGTATGTGGCACGTGCCACACCCCTTCGTAAGGTGGGTCCGCCTCTGACCACACATCTTTCATCCCATTCGACGGCCAAGATTAAATCTGACACATCTTGACAAGATTTATAGCTGTCTAAATTTCTAACTATTAAATTTACTTGTGTATTTTTTTCATGAATGACCCAAATACATTAGAAGTCAATTCATCATCTTTACCggtgtttgtttttttgtctaaaaaaaTCCTAAAACCTTAAACTTAAACCAACAACAACACTTTAACTGAGATAATGTTTATTACGAACCAACAAAGAAACGATCCTTGTCATGGTTTTCATCCGATCTTTGGTGCATGCCTATATAATCGGCTTGGATGCAATCTCTTTTGTTGAGATCTAGTTTTGCATTGAACGATACTGTATGCATACATATGTtagatttgagttttttttttaatttcgtctcTGGATCGATCTTCAGCCTCTCTCCGTTCATTGGGAACAGTTGAACTCAGAGCCAATTTGGATTTTCTCCTTGTCTTCTACCTCTATATCTGATCGAGATCTGTTTCATCGTTATGCTTCCTAGCGGCATTTCAAGTTGTGTTATCCGAGTTCGCCTATCCCGGTCAAGCTTAAGAACTTTATGAAGTTCTGTCTCATCGGTGATTGAAGTTGTAGTCTTCAAATCTGTTGGGCTATTCACTATTAAGAGGTTCGTTTTGTCGGTGGTTGTGTTGGCTCCATCGCTTATGTTATACAAATGTTCTCTGTTCAATTTCATGCAAAGTTTGGTCTAAGATTTTCTGGATTTTTTATGATCTTCATCATGTTGTATTAGTTTTGGATTTTTCTTATTAGTCTTATGTTTTGTTGTTCAACTTGTTTTCCATCTGTGGGCATATGACTCTGGGACTGATGTGTTTGTCCACCGACTTAGGACTCCGGGATTACTTCAATCGTCGGCTTATGTAATTTTACTCAgtgaatataataaatttttgacgGGATGTGGTAGCTCACTTGGTAAGGACCTTGTGGGCCAATTGTCATGCTCACGGGTTCGACGCCAAGCGGAGGCGAACTACCCATTCTGTCATCAAATGCGGTACTGGGTGTTGGGCCTTGTCCCCAGCCCAGGTAAAGCCCTCCCGGGTGAAGTGGACCGCTGCCTAACCGGGCCCAGGGGAATGACCCACGTAAGTGGGGAACCcctggattatcaaaaaaaaaaaaaagaatataatcaatttttagtgaaaaaaaGTTTGTAATCATAATCTCTCTCTCAAGATTTGTTTGTAAAACTTTGATCCATTTAAGCTTATAATAATAAgacaaaaatttaattaaaatattttatctaaaTGAATTTTCAAGTGCAGATagtggaaaataaaaataattttaatccAGTATTAATCATTTAATATAGTAGGAGTTGAAACTTAATAATTCATATTTCAAAGATGAAAATACATTATTAAGATAACCATTCTAAATTTGCATGTACACTGAGTTTtggaaaattacaattttatagaattacttttaaaatctactttaaatgatatatacTTGCCTTTTGTTGTTTCAATAGGATCCAAACTCACATATTTATGAgtttaaagatttaaaaaaaatagatctcgATCCGCACAACCGCCGcgatgtttatttttatttatttttatataaatattttgttttaaattctacattggtatatattattataactagatctcgatccgcgcaaccgcgcggatttttgtttttatttatttatatataaatattttatttttaattctaaattggtatatattataatatatgtgtctatcaatttttaaaacataataagtttacggtatatttttccataatagattgtttcaaactttcatttgtatttgtatcttcttctatatatatattttcaaattattattccattattaaaatcgtaactatatatatagattagtgaaatattgttttattgtcatattcaaagatactGTAACATTTCAccaatttagaaagttttaaaaaaattaaatttttcgcttcatagatttatattatcgagtaaataattaagcatttagtttttgtttaatttttaaaataaactatatagtttaaaatttgttttcattgttttaaggtagtaaagattaatcattgttagataatataacttttgttattttaagaaatttttttttataattttaaaagttaacatcgataaatatttaaatatttaacatatggaagtatattataacaacattaaattatatctattatgTATACAGGAACATGTAAGTTTCTTGAGTacttaaaatagttattataagAACAGATAAAATGACTTGCCATTGTCATATGTATAAGTAGAAATAAACAGGTTGTATGTGATATTGGGTATATAATATAAACTGTTTTGTGTACAAATAGAAGTACGTTA comes from the Brassica rapa cultivar Chiifu-401-42 chromosome A01, CAAS_Brap_v3.01, whole genome shotgun sequence genome and includes:
- the LOC103831963 gene encoding protein PHR1-LIKE 2 isoform X1, translating into MYSAIRSLPLDGGDYHGPLDGTNLPGDACLVLTTDPKPRLRWTAELHERFVDAVTQLGGPDKATPKTIMRTMGVKGLTLYHLKSHLQKFRLGRQACKDSTDNSKDASCVGESQDTGSSSSSSLRMAAQEQNEGYQVTEALRAQMEVQRRLHEQLEHGQVQLRLQLRIEAQGKYLQSILEKACKAFDDQAAAFVGLEAAREELSELAIKVSNSSQGTAVPFFDTTKMMMMPSLSELAVAVDTKNNITTNCSVESSLTSNTNGSSVSAASMKKRLRGDDVGLGYEAGWNVPSSSTIG
- the LOC103831963 gene encoding protein PHR1-LIKE 2 isoform X2; the encoded protein is MYSAIRSLPLDGGDYHGPLDGTNLPGDACLVLTTDPKPRLRWTAELHERFVDAVTQLGGPDKATPKTIMRTMGVKGLTLYHLKSHLQKFRLGRQACKDSTDNSKDASCVGESQDTGSSSSSSLRMAAQEQNEGYQVTEALRAQMEVQRRLHEQLEVQLRLQLRIEAQGKYLQSILEKACKAFDDQAAAFVGLEAAREELSELAIKVSNSSQGTAVPFFDTTKMMMMPSLSELAVAVDTKNNITTNCSVESSLTSNTNGSSVSAASMKKRLRGDDVGLGYEAGWNVPSSSTIG